Genomic window (Ostrea edulis chromosome 9, xbOstEdul1.1, whole genome shotgun sequence):
aaattcaaaaaaatatttaaatccttctttcatggtttttactcacaaaatttcaaacacaatacttgaatttacatctcataaaaaattggagagcctacctcataaggaaagtcccataaaacatgcaaagttccaggaattattttctttcggccATGATTCGACGTGAACCTCCACATAAATAGAGTGATGCAACCTATATATGACATGGTGTCAGAAGTGATCCTCGAAAAAGCCCATCCAAACAAAGGCATCCGCAACTGAGACTGGTATGTTAGGATTACTTTAGATGTTCTAATGAAAATTTAACGTCATTTTTGCAAGATGACATCAAATAAGGAACAAAATCCTCGGATGGCATGGGAGTCAGCAGACTTACCTAGTGCTTTTAAGGCTTTCAAAGCCCACTATGAATTTATGTTCGGTAGACCCCTTAAAGAGAAAAATGAGGAGCAGCGGTGCAACTACCTTATGTTATGGGTTGGAGAAAAAGGAAGAAATATATATTCGACCTGGAATTTGCAAGGTGATGACAAAAAAACATTGTCAgtgtattttgataattttgaacaATACTGTAAGCCGAAGCATAACGTGATATATGCTCGGTACAAGTTTAAATGTCGCACCCAAGGTGATGATGAAACATTTGAACAGTTTTATACTGATCTGAAAGTGTTATTCAATGACTGTAGTTATGATCACGCCATTGAAGATGAAATGTTAAGGGATCACATAGTGTTTGGAGTGAAGTCAAAGAAAGTTCGTGAGAAACTAATAGAAGAAGGATCAGAATTGACCTTACAAAAGTGTACAGATATAGCACGTACATATGAGCTGTCACAGAAACAACTCAAAACGATGAACTTTACAGAGGAGGACCCTCATGTGAATATGGTGACGAAGAAGAGGCAACACACACCTCGCACATATAAGGAGAAACAGAAGAAATGTTTCCGCTGTGGATATGAGCATTCGCGTAAGGATAAATGTCCTGCCATAGGACAATCATGTAATTTGTGTCACAAGTCAGACCACTTTGCCAGTATGTGCAAATCTAAACGTCAACAATTAGACCGACACAAGAAAACTAAGGAACATcagaaacaaaagaaaatcaacTTAGTGCAAGATGAGTATACAGATGAAGATAGTACAAGTGAGGAAAGTGactgtggtggtggtggtagtggtATATTTATGGGTGTTATACACGATGTGAACTCAGTGACCCCAGAATCTGACTGGACAGTGAAGTGCAAAGTGAATAACAAAATTGTTATCATGCATGTGGACACCGGAGCCAAATGTAATGTTGTCAGTCACAGTGTTTTACAAACTCTGAAATTCGAAAAATCGATACAGAAATCGAGTACCTTGTTGAAGAGTTTCAGTGGACATACCATGAAATCCAAAGGACGCATTGTGATACCATGCACATTTAACAAGGAAACTTTCAACATTCCATTTGAAGTGGTAGAAGTTAAAACACCAACCATACTTGGATCATATTCAAGCCAGGAGATTGGACCAGTACAGAAAATGTTTAGTGTGTCACAGTCAACTATTGACACTGATGAGAACCTCACAGAACAGTTCATACAGAAGAACTATTCAGATTTATTCCTCGGAATTGGCTGTTTACCTGGTAAACACAAAATACACCTAAAGGAAAACGTACAGCCAGTCGTACATCCACCAAGACGCATATCTGTTGCTCTTCGCCAAAAGGTCAAGGACAAACTCAAAACAATGGAACAGGAGGGAATCATTGTTCGACAGTCTGAACCAACGGAGTGGGTTAATAGCTTGGTGACTGTTATTAAACCTAATGGTTCAGTTAGACTTTGCCTTGATCCTAAAGATCTCAATTCAGCTATAAAGCGACCTCATTATCCTATGCTCACTATTGATGAAATAGTTTCTCGCATGCCGAGTGCCAAATATTTCTCCAAGTTGGATGCAATTTCTGGATTCTGGCAAATCCAATTGGATGAAGAAAGTTCTAAGCTATGTACATTTAACTCGCCTCTGGGAAGGTTTAGATTCTTGAGAATGCCATTTGGTCTGAACTGTGCATCAGAGATTTACCAAAGTGTGATGTCACGAATGGTGGAGGATATCGAAGGTGCTGAAGTTATTGTGGATGATATCCTTATATGGGGTAGAACTCTCAAGGAACATGATCAAAGACTGAAGAAAGTTTTGAATAGAACCAGAGAATATAATTTGAAACTTAGCGCAGACAAATGTGAATTCCGCAAACAGGAAATAACTTATGTTGGCCATGTTTTAAGTAGTGAAGGACTGAAGGCAGATCCAGAGAAAATTCGAGCAGTGACTGAAATGATTCCACCAAGTAACAGGAAGGAGTTGAGAAAATTCATGGGATTCATTCAATATCTCGCCAAATTCCTACCCAACCTATCTAAGGAATCTGCACCATTGCGACAGTTACTCTCAAAGGAAGTGTCATGGCATTGGGATGGAGACAAACAACAAAGTTTCCAAAAGCTCAAGGAGATGGTTACAAACACTCCAGTGCTCACATACTTTGATGCGGAGAAACCAGTTCTACTTACTGTGGACAGCAGTTCAACTGGGCTAGGAGCTTCAGTTATTCAAAGTGGCAAACCTGTTGCTTATggacagggtttgacatttacttttttgagcactagaccagtcgggctacttcaaatcatttttactagacctgactttatatccactagccctgaccaactttccagaaaaaacccctgatagtttctccatgtTTAAATACTtcaacgttaagtttgaaccaaaacgtatttaattgtctcaaaaatatcttaagtctcatcattcaatttgattttcaaacacgttttgtgtttctttaaattttaccCAGCACGGATATTCTTTAATCTATTTAGTATAAAATGACATCATCCggctttttatttcatttacatttcataAGCCCGGCTTTGTTTCTTCTtaaccttttcttttttctcttgggacgtctttccttgaggacgagaagtcgtattaaaatatagagacattcccgcacatatgtcaacaccgataaatagtcgtttacgacgtaatttattaacttgataaacactttattatagtcaattcaaataaactgtttaaaattaacatcgagtagatcactaccgaccgcgacttatttattagaactaaaaatagagattattc
Coding sequences:
- the LOC125663030 gene encoding uncharacterized protein K02A2.6-like, with product MTSNKEQNPRMAWESADLPSAFKAFKAHYEFMFGRPLKEKNEEQRCNYLMLWVGEKGRNIYSTWNLQGDDKKTLSVYFDNFEQYCKPKHNVIYARYKFKCRTQGDDETFEQFYTDLKVLFNDCSYDHAIEDEMLRDHIVFGVKSKKVREKLIEEGSELTLQKCTDIARTYELSQKQLKTMNFTEEDPHVNMVTKKRQHTPRTYKEKQKKCFRCGYEHSRKDKCPAIGQSCNLCHKSDHFASMCKSKRQQLDRHKKTKEHQKQKKINLVQDEYTDEDSTSEESDCGGGGSGIFMGVIHDVNSVTPESDWTVKCKVNNKIVIMHVDTGAKCNVVSHSVLQTLKFEKSIQKSSTLLKSFSGHTMKSKGRIVIPCTFNKETFNIPFEVVEVKTPTILGSYSSQEIGPVQKMFSVSQSTIDTDENLTEQFIQKNYSDLFLGIGCLPGKHKIHLKENVQPVVHPPRRISVALRQKVKDKLKTMEQEGIIVRQSEPTEWVNSLVTVIKPNGSVRLCLDPKDLNSAIKRPHYPMLTIDEIVSRMPSAKYFSKLDAISGFWQIQLDEESSKLCTFNSPLGRFRFLRMPFGLNCASEIYQSVMSRMVEDIEGAEVIVDDILIWGRTLKEHDQRLKKVLNRTREYNLKLSADKCEFRKQEITYVGHVLSSEGLKADPEKIRAVTEMIPPSNRKELRKFMGFIQYLAKFLPNLSKESAPLRQLLSKEVSWHWDGDKQQSFQKLKEMVTNTPVLTYFDAEKPVLLTVDSSSTGLGASVIQSGKPVAYGQARLQKMVLTLQCYDLDVRYKPGSTLVVADHLSRNYLNETTEKLVDEFSVNALSYLPITPEKYAELQKAASTDLEMMLLRKAIIEGWPERRDQLPTEIRTYWNYRDELACIDGLIYKGLRLVIPQACRKEMLERTHESQLGIVKCKAMAREVMFWPSMGSHIEDIISKCSICACQQRENPRENLIPHKIPDRPWSKIAMDLFEFCGNQYLISVNCYSKWPEIAKLDQSTSNCVIQHLRS